The Temnothorax longispinosus isolate EJ_2023e chromosome 7, Tlon_JGU_v1, whole genome shotgun sequence genome contains a region encoding:
- the LOC139817034 gene encoding juvenile hormone esterase-like, which translates to MDNSRVEICVHEGKLIGIVEKGVYGDYYTAFRGIPYAKPPIGELRFKDPVPAEPWSGGRDASKYGNVAVQLNDFTREIKGDEDCLYLNVYTTKIESLKKRTVMVWIHGGAFYTGSGDASFYGPDYIVQKDVVLVTLNYRLGVLGFLNLNNKVATGNQGLKDIIMALQWVQKNISKFGGDPENVTIFGQSAGGVLVHCLTLSPLAKGLFHKAISQSGVIRCPWAFTEQQLHSDRGFRLAEKLGKATADPKVAYEFLKTIDAKKLIETERKFLLTESERKQFSFIFTPSLDHESSNPFFPEDPETFMCREVKVPFLLGFTSCEGSILICSDFNGHISKEDLEAVNSDFKKTILPRCLSTLSKISITIEELKSLYFGDKAVSEETLINYVNFISDEFVCRSIMEVVDIQTKLNNNDNKATYLYQFSYESENNPLRKIVKVQTPGVTHSEELAYLFHPYMIRNLGLSAPAVDSEDYKMINCLTQMWTDFAKTGNPTPTTNLWLSVTDSESGKYNYLNIDTNSQIKVFRKGEERWDWEKKKNKLRR; encoded by the exons ATGGACAACAGCAGAGTCGAAATATGCGTGCACGAGGGAAAGTTAATTGGTATTGTAGAAAAAGGTGTTTACGGTGACTACTACACCGCCTTTCGAGGAATACCATATGCGAAACCGCCAATTGGAGAACTTAGATTCAAA GATCCGGTACCAGCGGAACCATGGTCCGGTGGTAGAGACGCCTCAAAGTACGGAAATGTCGCTGTTCAATTGAATGATTTCACACGCGAAATTAAGGGTGATGAAGATTGTCTCTATTTAAATGTGTACACGACGAAAATTGAATCCTTAAAAAAACGTACCGTTATGGTATGGATACACGGCGGTGCCTTTTATACGGGTTCTGGTGATGCATCCTTCTATGGCCCCGATTACATCGTGCAAAAAGACGTAGTTTTGGTTACCTTGAATTATAGACTAGGCGTTCTAG GTTTCCTAAACCTTAACAACAAAGTGGCAACGGGTAATCAAGGTCTGAAGGATATAATCATGGCGTTACAATGGGtccagaaaaatatatcaaaattcggtGGAGACCCAGAAAATGTCACTATCTTCGGTCAAAGTGCTGGTGGAGTCCTCGTACATTGTCTCACTCTGTCTCCATTAGCTaaag GTTTATTTCATAAAGCGATTTCGCAAAGCGGCGTCATAAGGTGTCCTTGGGCTTTTACCGAACAACAACTACATTCGGACAGAGGTTTTCGGCTCGCCGAGAAACTTGGAAAAGCGACCGCAGATCCGAAAGTCGCTTACGAGTTCCTCAAAACAATCGATGCGAAAAAGCTTATAGAAACTGAACGGAAGTTTCTCTTGACGGAATCA GAGCGTAAACAATTCAGCTTTATATTTACACCCTCTTTGGATCACGAATCATCGAATCCATTTTTCCCGGAAGATCCAGAGACGTTTATGTGCCGCGAGGTTAAAGTACCATTTCTTTTAGGTTTTACCAGTTGCGAGGGATCTATTCTGATATGCAGTGACTTTAACGGAc acaTAAGCAAAGAGGATCTTGAAGCAGTCAATTCCGATTTCAAGAAAACTATATTACCCAGATGTTTATCtacattatcaaaaatatcaatcacaatcgaagaattgaaatctttatattttggtGACAAAGCAGTGTCAGAGGAAACTCTAATaaattacgttaattttatcaGCGATGAATTCGTCTGTCGTAGCATAATGGAAGTGGTGGATATTCAgacaaaattgaataataatgataacaaAGCGACGTATCTGTATCAATTTTCATATGAGAGTGAAAATAATCCCTTGAGAAAAATAGTTAAAGTTCAGACTCCAG gtGTGACTCATAGCGAGGAATTGGCGTATTTATTTCATCCTTATATGATAAGAAATTTGGGCTTGTCAGCACCTGCAGTTGATTCGGAAGACTATAAGATGATAAATTGTTTAACGCAAATGTGGACAGATTTTGCTAAAACAGG AAATCCAACGCCTACTACAAATTTGTGGTTGTCAGTGACCGATTCAGAAAGCGGAAAATACAATTATCTGAATATCGATACAAACTCGCAAATAAAGGTCTTCCGTAAAGGAGAAGAAAGATGGGATtgggaaaagaagaaaaataagttacggcgctaa